The following DNA comes from Curtobacterium sp. 9128.
GCCATCACGTACGACGAGCACGCACTCTCCCTGACCGACCTCCCCGACCCGACGCCCTCCGACGGCGAGGTGCTCGTCGAGGTGGCGGCGTCCGGGGTGAACAACGCCGACCTGCAGCAGCGGCAGGGGAACTACCCGCCGCCTCCCGGAGCGTCCGAGATCCTGGGGCTGGAGGTGTCCGGCACGATCCGTGCGCTCGGCAACGGCGTCTCGGGGTGGGCCGTCGGCGACCGGGTCTGCGCGCTCCTCGCCGGCGGCGGGTACGCGACGCACGTGGTCGTCCCCGCCACGCAACTGCTCCCGGTGCCGGACGGCATCGACCTCGTGGAGGCCGCTGCACTTCCAGAGGCCGCGTGCACCGTGTATTCCAACATCGGCATGCTCGCGGGGCTCCGTCCGGGGCAGACGCTGCTGGTGCACGGGGGTACCGGTGGCATGGGGTCGCACGCGGTCCTGTGGGCGAAGGCACTCGGCGCGACGGTGATCGCGACGTCCGGCGGCGACCGCAAGGTGGCCGCGTCGCGTGACCTCGGTGCGGACCTGGTGATCGACCACCGCTCCGAGGACTTCGTCGCCCGTGCGCTCGACTTCACCGACGGTCGGGGCGTCGACGTCGTGCTCGACGTGGTCGGACCGGACTACCTGGCGCGGAACCTCGAGGTCCTCGCGCCGAACGGGCACGTCGCCGTGATCGCATCGGGTAGCGGGACCGAGGCACCGCTGCCGTTCGGGTTGCTCATGCGCAAGCGTGCGACGATCAGCGGGACGACGCTCCGCGCGCGGCCGCTCGCCGAGAAGGCCGCCATCGTCGAGGCCGTCCGGTACAACGTGTGGCCGTTCGTCGCCGACGGTCGCGTGCGTCCGGTGGTCGACGCCGTGCTGCCGCTCGCCGAGGCGGGCGAAGCGCACCGCCGCATGGCGGCGGGCGAGGTCATCGGCAAGCTCCTGCTGCAGCCCTGACGCGCGCCGGGAACCGGTCAGGCGGCTGCGCGCGCCAACGCGACGACCTGCATGCACTTCTCGCCGAACGTCGCGCGGAGCAGCGCCGCCGCGTCCTCGTCATCGTCGAAGCGGGCGGGCATGTCGATCGCGAGCATCACGCTGAAGATCATCCCGGAACCGAGGAAGCCCTGGACCTGCTCGTCGGGGATGCCGGCCTCGTCACGGAGGAACCGGTAGATGCCGAGGAATCCCTCACGGGCAGCCCGGCCGATGGCCGGCTCGGCGCCGGAGACGAACGCCTGCAGGAGC
Coding sequences within:
- a CDS encoding NAD(P)H-quinone oxidoreductase, which encodes MQAITYDEHALSLTDLPDPTPSDGEVLVEVAASGVNNADLQQRQGNYPPPPGASEILGLEVSGTIRALGNGVSGWAVGDRVCALLAGGGYATHVVVPATQLLPVPDGIDLVEAAALPEAACTVYSNIGMLAGLRPGQTLLVHGGTGGMGSHAVLWAKALGATVIATSGGDRKVAASRDLGADLVIDHRSEDFVARALDFTDGRGVDVVLDVVGPDYLARNLEVLAPNGHVAVIASGSGTEAPLPFGLLMRKRATISGTTLRARPLAEKAAIVEAVRYNVWPFVADGRVRPVVDAVLPLAEAGEAHRRMAAGEVIGKLLLQP